From Gossypium raimondii isolate GPD5lz chromosome 11, ASM2569854v1, whole genome shotgun sequence:
ATTTACTTGTTGCAGCTGCTGTTGTACCCCAAGTAGTTGGACCGTTTCAATCGTCATCTGCCTTGCTTGAATCTGGTTATACCTACAGACCAGATTCATCATCAGTGCTTGAAAATCCAATTGCTAAGGGAGCTTGGTCTTCCAGGAGTTACGACTCTGTCCCACCTGTCACTGTTTCTCAACGGACTAAAGGTTTTTAATTATTCCTGCACCTTTTTATGACCTTTTTATCTTCCTCTTGAGTCTCAATACTATAGTAACATACTGATATTGTATGTTTTAGATGATGCAACATTTGCTGGACCAAATATTGCGCCCAACTGCTGTTACAGTAGTAGTAAGGAAAGCACTCCCAGAATCTGGTCATTTGGTAAAACAATTGCCCAAGGGGATCATAGGAAGCAATCTAGAggttagtatttttatttctactttGAGCTTGATACTGGCATCAATGGACcatgttaatatatttttgtggaCTTCAAATTTTTGCTTAGTTCACTCCAGAGAAAAAGCTTCAATGGTAACTATTTACTTGGTTTTGTTGCTGTCATTCAAACACTTGACTTTTAGGAAAACCATATAAAGAAAAATCTTTTTGATGCTTTCCTGTCATGAATTTTCCTTTGCCCTTTTGGCGATAACTCAAAAACTCTGCTTTTATTTGATGCAGTTGTGCCAGATTTTTCTCAGGTGTACACTTTCCTTGGCAGTGTCTTTGACCCCGGTGCAAGTGGGCACTTGCAGATATTGAAGCAGATGGACCCAATAAATGTGGAAACAGTATGTCACCCTGAATGATGTTCATATTCTGAATGTTTTTCAGTTGGCTGTGTGTGTCGAGGTAGAGATTTCATTGTATCTTAGAATCTTATGGTTAGCTGAAGGGGTGTTGTTTTGCCCTTTGCAGGTGGTGGTGTTGATGAGAAATCTTGCTACCAATTTGAAAAGCCCAGAGTTTGAGGATCAAGTAAGTTCTTTCTCCTCTTATTGGCATGCATTTAGATTCAATGTTGGCACTCACACTGTATATGTCTAATTTTATGATTCAGTTTTTAGGCCCGAAACATTATCTGCTCTTATAAAACTGAAACCACATTCAAGTTGAACATGAACTGATCACTCTTACCTCCTTACCATCATTTGTCTCGTATAAATGTCATCCTgtgattttgttttataatttcttctttgcaaaagagaatgaaaactgGTTAATGCCAAAAGATTAAACacaattgtttcatttttcatctattAGGAATAGAGATTTCATTTTTTACTGACTAATAATAAAACGAATGCAGAGAAGGTTGCTGTCAACGTATGATGCAGAGTCCAGAGGAGGTTAAATTTGGTAGCTCCTACAATGTCATTCACCATCATAAACCAGCTACTGCTGTTACAACAGCATAATAAGTTACTTGAAAGTTTTGGAACCATCCTTTCTTTGTCAGCTGATTGCTCGTTTGAAGGCATGAGCACCAGGCTGCAAGAAAAACGGATGCAGCCGGTTAACTTGCAAACAAGACGTAGAGGTCAGATGTGCATGTACATATGTACACATGTATGtaatgtatttatatatgtacgtatgtaCATATGTGAGGTGTAGTTATGATCTTTGGAGGACCTGGTAGCTTGTCAAATAGACTGGATTCTTTTTTTATGCACTGTGTATATCATACAAAAGTCGTTGGTTAGAGGCTAATATCATGTATAAAAAGAGCCGTTGAGTTTTCCACTGTAAATATTCTCAGGACTAATAAAATTAGGGTTTGCATTACCGTCATTGACTCATTTCCCAGTGCTGTGCCGTGCTTATTAGAATCAATTTTTACCTGGTACAATTTCTATACCCAGTGTAATTCTTTTACTCCTTCAAATTACCTAATTGGATTACATTTACATAGCTGAAATCCAccatttgtaaaaatatatatcaattgtCAACTGTGCTAATGTTACTAAATTATGACCTTATAATGTTCTTTGCAGACAATTAACTTTAGCATGGATGGTGTTGGTGAATTCGAAGCCATGAAACATGGTCTAATActcttattttgatttcatgttAGCATCAACTAGAAAATGCACGCATGCAAAGCTTCCTTTAAAAAACATGAAACCAAACCCAGTATAACTGAATGTTTCAGTTGGAAAAAATTTCCTGTGCATAtataccaatttttttaaagaaaataaaaataagctcatCAGAGTTCAGACGATCGGCACATACTTTTTCAGGTCGGGTCACAAAGGCCATGTATAGAAACTTCTTTCAACTGTTTGAAAGAATTTCCACGTAAACTCGGGAAAACTATCCCCAACAATGGTGTTAGCAtcaacatttttcatttttacgt
This genomic window contains:
- the LOC105802736 gene encoding LOW QUALITY PROTEIN: protein REVEILLE 5 (The sequence of the model RefSeq protein was modified relative to this genomic sequence to represent the inferred CDS: deleted 1 base in 1 codon) — translated: MVSVSPNPAPGFYFFDPMNMGLPGLSSLPPANAVAPPPPPTAGSPYLEDPSKKIRKPYTITKSRESWTDQERDKFLDALQLFDRDWKKIEAFVGSKTVIQIRSHAQKYFLKAQKNGATEHVPPPRPKRKAAHPYPQKAPKNAAVVPQVVGPFQSSSALLESGYTYRPDSSSVLENPIAKGAWSSRSYDSVPPVTVSQRTKDDATFAGPNIAPNCCYSSSKESTPRIWSFGKTIAQGDHRKQSRVVPDFSQVYTFLGSVFDPGASGHLQILKQMDPINVETVVVLMRNLATNLKSPEFEDQRRLLSTYDAESREVKFGSSYNVIHHHKPATAVTTA